A region of Solanum dulcamara chromosome 7, daSolDulc1.2, whole genome shotgun sequence DNA encodes the following proteins:
- the LOC129895318 gene encoding protein RAE1-like isoform X1: MSIFGTPAAANTNPNKSTEVQQPPADSVSSLCFSPKANLLVATSWDNQVRCWEVMGGGTNIGTVPKASISHEHPVLCSAWKDDGTTVFSGGCDKQVKMWPLSGTQPVTVAMHDAPVKELAWIPEMNLLVTGSWDKTLRYWDLRQQNPAHVQQLPDRCYALTVRHPLMVAGTADKNCIIFNLQNPQTEFKRIASPLKYQTRCLAAFPDQQGFLVGSIEGRVGVHHLDELLQGKNFTFKCHREGNDVYSVNSLNFHPTHGTFATAGSDGAFNFWDKDSKQRLKAMLRCNQPIPCSAFNNDGSIYAYAVCYDWSKGAENHNPSTAKTYIYLHFPQESEVKGKPRIGGSSRK, from the exons ATGTCGATATTCGGCACCCCTGCTGCTGCGAACACAAATCCTAATAAGTCTACAGAG GTTCAACAACCTCCTGCTGACTCTGTATCAAGCCTCTGCTTCAGTCCAAAAGCTAATCTTCTGGTTGCTACTTCATGGGATAACCAG GTACGATGTTGGGAAGTGATGGGAGGTGGAACCAACATTGGAACTGTACCGAAGGCCTCTATATCACATGAACACCCG GTTTTATGCTCAGCTTGGAAGGATGATGGGACAACAGTCTTCTCTGGAGGTTGTGACAAGCAAGTGAAAATGTGGCCGCTATCTGGTACTCAACCCGTAACAGTAGCCATGCATGACGCTCCTGTCAAGGAATTGGCTTGGATCCCAGAGATGAATCTCTTGGTCACAGGAAGCTGGGATAAGACTCTGAG GTACTGGGATTTGAGACAACAAAATCCAGCACATGTCCAACAACTTCCTGACCGCTGCTATGCACTCACAGTGAGACATCCTTTGATGGTTGCTGGCACAGCTGataaaaattgtataattttCAATTTACAGAATCCTCAG ACTGAGTTCAAGAGAATAGCCTCACCCTTAAAGTATCAAACTCGGTGTTTAGCTGCCTTCCCTGATCAACAAGGTTTCTTG GTTGGCTCTATTGAAGGACGGGTTGGTGTGCATCATCTTGATGAGTTGCTACAAGGTAAAAACTTCACATTCAAATGCCACAGGGAGGGCAACGACGTTTACTCAGTTAACTCTCTGAACTTCCATCCT ACACATGGAACGTTTGCAACTGCAGGATCTGACGGTGCCTTCAACTTTTGGGACAAAGATAGCAAACAGAGGCTTAAG GCAATGTTAAGATGCAACCAGCCCATACCTTGCAGCGCGTTCAACAATGATGGCTCAATCTATGCATATGCG GTTTGTTATGATTGGAGCAAGGGTGCAGAAAATCATAATCCATCAACTGCAAAAACATACATTTACTTGCACTTCCCACAG GAGTCTGAAGTTAAAGGCAAGCCTCGAATTGGAGGTAGCAGTAGAAAGTGA
- the LOC129895318 gene encoding protein RAE1-like isoform X2 has translation MSIFGTPAAANTNPNKSTEVQQPPADSVSSLCFSPKANLLVATSWDNQVRCWEVMGGGTNIGTVPKASISHEHPVLCSAWKDDGTTVFSGGCDKQVKMWPLSGTQPVTVAMHDAPVKELAWIPEMNLLVTGSWDKTLRYWDLRQQNPAHVQQLPDRCYALTVRHPLMVAGTADKNCIIFNLQNPQTEFKRIASPLKYQTRCLAAFPDQQGFLVGSIEGRVGVHHLDELLQGKNFTFKCHREGNDVYSTHGTFATAGSDGAFNFWDKDSKQRLKAMLRCNQPIPCSAFNNDGSIYAYAVCYDWSKGAENHNPSTAKTYIYLHFPQESEVKGKPRIGGSSRK, from the exons ATGTCGATATTCGGCACCCCTGCTGCTGCGAACACAAATCCTAATAAGTCTACAGAG GTTCAACAACCTCCTGCTGACTCTGTATCAAGCCTCTGCTTCAGTCCAAAAGCTAATCTTCTGGTTGCTACTTCATGGGATAACCAG GTACGATGTTGGGAAGTGATGGGAGGTGGAACCAACATTGGAACTGTACCGAAGGCCTCTATATCACATGAACACCCG GTTTTATGCTCAGCTTGGAAGGATGATGGGACAACAGTCTTCTCTGGAGGTTGTGACAAGCAAGTGAAAATGTGGCCGCTATCTGGTACTCAACCCGTAACAGTAGCCATGCATGACGCTCCTGTCAAGGAATTGGCTTGGATCCCAGAGATGAATCTCTTGGTCACAGGAAGCTGGGATAAGACTCTGAG GTACTGGGATTTGAGACAACAAAATCCAGCACATGTCCAACAACTTCCTGACCGCTGCTATGCACTCACAGTGAGACATCCTTTGATGGTTGCTGGCACAGCTGataaaaattgtataattttCAATTTACAGAATCCTCAG ACTGAGTTCAAGAGAATAGCCTCACCCTTAAAGTATCAAACTCGGTGTTTAGCTGCCTTCCCTGATCAACAAGGTTTCTTG GTTGGCTCTATTGAAGGACGGGTTGGTGTGCATCATCTTGATGAGTTGCTACAAGGTAAAAACTTCACATTCAAATGCCACAGGGAGGGCAACGACGTTTACTCA ACACATGGAACGTTTGCAACTGCAGGATCTGACGGTGCCTTCAACTTTTGGGACAAAGATAGCAAACAGAGGCTTAAG GCAATGTTAAGATGCAACCAGCCCATACCTTGCAGCGCGTTCAACAATGATGGCTCAATCTATGCATATGCG GTTTGTTATGATTGGAGCAAGGGTGCAGAAAATCATAATCCATCAACTGCAAAAACATACATTTACTTGCACTTCCCACAG GAGTCTGAAGTTAAAGGCAAGCCTCGAATTGGAGGTAGCAGTAGAAAGTGA